The DNA sequence TCCAAATTGACGGCCTCTGATTACGATAGTGCCTCGGTAGCAATTCTTCAGGTACTCAACCGTCGTCGCCAAGCGAACTCTGCTGTCATTCGACGTGAAACGGGTCTACCGAAACACAAGGTCGAACAGAGAATTCGCTCAGATGGCATTCTCGTACGAGCCGGGCTTGTGGAACTCGCAGGATATGATGAGACGACTGCTTACGCCAACCCACCGAAAATCATGCGGCTAACTCAATACGCCCATGATGCAATCTATCACGGGTTCTTCGACGACGACAAAGACGAAACTGCACAGGTTGTTCTTGACGAAGAGCAGTTCAATGATTTCGCAGAATCACTGTCTGCTCTCAGAGGGCAACTAGAAGAGCTCAGAGGTGAGATTGAAGACATTGCTAATAAGTATCAGAGGATGTCCGATTTCGTGCTAGAGGACATCTATTACGAGGTCGCAACGCTTCGCTATCTTCTGCACGAATGCGACGTACCGAAGGAGGTAATGGAAACAAAGCGAGCCGAGTTTCGAGAAAAGTCACGCGCTGGCGTAGACCTCACGCAAGATTTCTACGAGGATACCTGAGAAGTATCCGGTGCTCTCTCGAATCTGTATCTGCCGGTTTGATTCAGTTACTACTACACATTACGACGTTCGCGACACATCGAACAGAATTCGCCTACCCCATCAATTGACTCCCGATAATAGGATTTCTGAGTGAATCATCTATTAGTCGTTGAGCATCCCGAGTCCATGCTTGACCCTATTGAAACCCTTTTTGATGCTTTGTTGTGGGAGTGCTGATTATGGAGTGCGGGTGAAGTTTGGAAGTCTAGATGGTTGTGGTATGGTTGTCCCTGATAGAGTGAAGCTCGTAGTTAACCGCATTGCCAAGATTACCCAGAACCGCTCAATTACTCGTTAAGAGTGCTTAATTCGTGCGATGAGCTTCGTGATTCTGCTTGTAACTATACTGACAACCTCTTATCGGGATATATCGGACATCCGCCACACTCACTCGGTTTGGGGTGACGGGGTGGTGAGGGTCCGAATCTGAAAACACATGGAACGACGAACTTTCATCAAAGGAATCGGTGCGGCTGGAATCGCAACTGCAGGTATCGGTGTTGGGTCGCTCTCCGCGAGCGCGGCTACGTCTGAGCTCACTATCGACAGCGACGACGCGGGTGTCGTCCCCAACGACACGGGTAACATCTCGAACGTCTTCATCAAGCCGAAGCTGCGCGTTACGTGGGACGGCTTCGACCAGTCTGTCGATAAACTGCGTGTCCTCGTCGAAGCACGTCTCGAACAGGGACCGGGCGGTGTAGTCCACCCCGACTGGGAAGCTGGGATAGATGGCCTGCGGCAGGATATCTACGACGCACTCGGGAACGACTACGGTGGCTACCCGCTTCTCGACGACAGCTATGTCCCCGTGTTCCGAGAGACGCCGTGGCTGTTCAACAACGAGTACTACCCCGAGACGCTCACGGACTCTGGGACGCACGGTACGTACCCCAACAACGGGAGGGCCCCCGTGTACAGTCGGGCGTCGGAACTGACGAATCGGAGCGGCGACTACTTCAAGGGTACGTCCGTCCCCGACTCGGAGATTCCGCCCATTATGCTGTTCTCCGACGACCACGGACGACCCGAGTACGAAACTCTACCCGACGGAGACGTAACCGAGAACCCCGGACAGTACCTCAGCGGCATCAGCGTCAGCGGTGGTGGGAACTTCCTGAACGGCACCTACGGTCCTGCTGGAGGCACATCGCTCCTTGACAGCAGCGACGACGGGAGTACAGTGGAGTCGCACATCGGTCTGCGATTTACGGTGTCGCTCCGCCACAACGACGACAGCGTGAACGCCGACCCGCTCGCGATGAACGGCGAGGACGGCTACCCGTTCTACGATGCGAATGGCGACCCGACCACGTGGCCCGAAGAGAATGTCGGATACGCCGGACTCCAGCGTATCGCCAACGACCATCCGGCGGTGCTGATGGAAAAAACGCAGGTCACGGTCAGCGCGGCGAACGAAGGCGCGACGGCAACCGGTACGGGCGTCCTCGGGGCAGACGCGAACTGAACTAACCGGGCTCAATTTTTCGGCAGCCTACGGTCAAACGGTCTACTTGCTGAGTAGCTGCATAGTACAACCGCGAGAATTTGACTTCGTACCTCGAACAAGCACGAGTGGCCTGCCGTAGCCACTGTTGACTGGCTTCCTGTCAGATAATACAAAGAGCTAAGCTCAGACGTTTACTCCAGTTGGAGTCTGTAGACACCAGACAGAGGTCGGAGTGAGCAGAATACTTATCATACAGAGATACAGTTAGGAACAAAGATAAATATGCACTACTGCGCCGATGGGTCCCCAATTGTTCCGTCTCACCGGCGTGAGGCTCTCACTGACCTCGTCCAAGATGTGGTCAACCGCATTCCTTCAGACAGCTATGAAGAGTCAGGAGTCCCCGCACCATTCATTCACGAGACTAGTCCCTCTACTATCGTTGCCGAATGCCTCCCTTTCTGTACAGGAGAGCCTAGAACAGATGCGGTATACGTGCTGGAGTGTCTCAAGAATTCATCGTACAGGCAGACTGCGTTGAACTACCTCGGACGAGTTGGCAAGCCTTGGGAGGGCCACGTGGATGAGGCGAACAGGCTCATCTACGTCGGAATGACGGTCAACCTACTGAATCGTCTCAATCAGCATCTGAACTCACCCGGTAACGCGGGAGCACATTTCACGACGGTCTTCCGCCCTGTACGGTTGCTTGACGTATCGTGGTGGCCATCATTCCAAGAAGCGATGAGAGCTGAGAAAGAAGTTGCAAACCAACTACGAGATAGATTCCCAAACGACTACGTTTACCAGCTGTAGGCTTGAGACAGCAGAAATTCTATTCGAACCAGACAACTCGGCAAGGGTCACGGTGGGAGAACTCTATGCACGCATTATCGGTGCCACTCTGGAGAACAGCTC is a window from the Halogeometricum sp. S3BR5-2 genome containing:
- a CDS encoding GIY-YIG nuclease family protein; translation: MHYCADGSPIVPSHRREALTDLVQDVVNRIPSDSYEESGVPAPFIHETSPSTIVAECLPFCTGEPRTDAVYVLECLKNSSYRQTALNYLGRVGKPWEGHVDEANRLIYVGMTVNLLNRLNQHLNSPGNAGAHFTTVFRPVRLLDVSWWPSFQEAMRAEKEVANQLRDRFPNDYVYQL